From the Acomys russatus chromosome 8, mAcoRus1.1, whole genome shotgun sequence genome, the window TGAAACTTGGActcaaaaatactttcaaaacaGAACACCAAACTACAACCCCAACAAACTGCATAGAATGCTGcaaattgaaggaaaaaaaaaaaaacccaaactgagaaataaatagaaatagtcaataaataaaaacagcacaggCACAGAGATGCAAGCATGCTAAGGAGGGACAAGGGGACAACACAAAACCTGAGTGGAGCCTCTAGGGCTGAAAACTCCGGAGTGAGCAGTCCACCTGGACActgcagctcagctcagtgggctCAAGACAGCACTGGAAACCATCCACAAGGGCATGGaaagaagacaacagaaaagCAGAACACAGGGGCAGGGAGCCTCGGAGCTGTGGCAACTTGAGCAAGTGTAAGAGCTGGGCTGCTCTGTTCCCAGATGCTAAGGCCAGAGTTTCACGCAAAGATCACTGGaattaaggccagcctaggcaacacagAAAGATGCTGTATTTGTAGGCAGTCTCACTTtgtactggggactgaattctAGATCAATGGGGCAGGAGTACTGTTTGCAGAGCCCTGAGGGCTAGCCTTTGCTCAGGTTCTTAAAAGGTAATAGTTAATTTGCTGGCTTTTAAAAGTCCCCCTCCCTTGATTTGCCCTGGCGGCAGCCTACAGTTTAAAATGCAATATTCTGCAGGCAGCTGCCAGTGCtacaaattaagcaaaaatcaaCAATCCCTAATCACGACCTACATTAACACAAGCCCTTGGCATTCACAGCACTTGCTTTGGGAACTCCAGAGCACCTTTGTCTGGATATGATGGGGCTGTTTGTCTGAAACTTCACTGACACAGGGCAGTATTGTTTGTAAAATATAGAAACCCGCCCAGTTGTAATGTCGTCACTTGGCTCATATTCAGGGGAACTCAAAATACTCAATAGAAGCTAAAAGTGTCCTCGCTTTCTTACACAATCCACTTAGCTACCTGAAAATTGAGGCATTCCAGAGCTGACATGTTTACAACGTgccactgaattttaaaaattgaattaaatcaTATGCATAAAAAAGGTCCTGTATTATTGGGGATGGCgggagtagaggaagaggagggggaataaagaagaggggagggaaaaagagggggaagcaggaagaggaaggttGAGGGAAGGGATgcaaaagagaagggagggaggagaagcagagaagggaaagagaagaggaggaaggagaagatgatGAAAGGAGAAGCAGAGCAGGCATCGCCGTCTGCTAGGATTATTATAAATGTACCTGGAACCTAAGAAAGACAAGATGgacagaaaaatattcaaagaggTATTAGCTTGAAAGTCTGAACTTTATGGCACCTAtaaattcatatttctttttacttttggttgtgagcctagcctttagcagctgagtcatctctccagccctaaattcatatttttaatgcaATAAGCCCCAAACATAAGAAATATGCAGAAAACTGTACCACACCATAGCCATATTGCTACAACTAGTAACCAATAACAAAAGTCTTTAGTGTTGAGCTCCTCTGGTTTGGGCAGAAAGATAGTCCTCTACGTGGTCAGCTAAAATGGCCATGCTGACATCAACAGATGTCCATTTGGAAAAGTGCAACATACAGGTTTCACATGAGAGGCTTTTTAGAAGTTTCctctaagaaatatatatataagtttttcgagacagggtttctctgtgtaacagtcctggctatcctggacttacttttgtagaccaggctggcagtgaactcacagcaatccgtctgcctctgcctccccagtgctgggactaaaggtgtgcaccaccaagcctggctcagaaatatttttaatactatgTTATTTTTACACTAACTTTGTCTAGAACACTAAAGTCTCACCAGGTTCTGTATATAGTATTTTTACCTTTGTCTTTGTGCAGGCCTAGCTGGAACCagctatgtagatcaagctggcctcaaactcatagaatcacctgctcctttttctttcttataaatcTGCATGATTTTTGTTAAGCAAGGCAGAGGCTGTGAAAGCAACAAGCTGGATTTAAGTTCCTGCTCTGCATTTACCTGCTGTGTCTTTCAGGAGCTTGCCACACCATAAAATGAGACTAGCTCCTGCTACTTATTTAAGCATTAGTAGGCACCAAAAGGGTAACATATAAAGCACCCAGATGAGCCAGGGCTTGGCACACAGCAGGACCTGGCTAAAAGGTTCTCACTAATGTTCCATGGCCATGCCACTCTTGGGATGCTGTTGACATTTCTGTAAATGAGAAATTAGGAAcgtggagctgggaagatggttccccagttaagagcacttgctgctcttggaggtGCCCAGGtgtggttcccagtacccatgtggtggctcaacCCCCCAcaattccagttcctggggatctgatgctctcttcaggcctcctcagacaccacaccagcatacatacacacacacacacacacacacacacacacacacacacacacacacacacatacatgcagccactcatgcatacacataaaattaaccttttttaaaatataaaagaataggAAATTAGACAACTTACCTAAAAAATATAAGAGCATTTTGAAAGAACACAGCTAGTCCAGGATAAACGTCGATGTCTGCACACAAGAAGTGGGACAGATTAGTGGAGAGACTGTGGAGAGGCTGTGTGCTCTGAGTGACATGTTATCAGGACATTGATGCATCAACTCTAAGATgtctacaacaaaacaaatacctGTATTCCCTAAAACCAAAGATGACTTTTACTCTAGATGAAGGTCAGTGAACtcatctggctgtctctgtctAACTCACACGGCTCAGGCCACATCAGAGGTGCCAGGCCCGGGCAACACAGTCCCAGCTACGTGGAGGCTGCAGCAGCAGGGTCACTTCAGCTTGGGAAACAGTGGaaaccaaggccagcctgggaaacagtgagacactgtctcaaaaacaaactcacaaaacAGTGCCACCTTCCCCTGATTAGGCCAACAGAGAAGTAAGAAGGGGGTTCCTGACTCAGGAAGATAGGAATTTTGTTAAACTAACTATTGATGTAAAAACCATGGGCCATGATAAAGAAACTGGCCTATATTTCAAGCTTTTGAGAGAATAGCAAATCAAAACAGCAGGTCAGCTGAAGAGCTCCAGGTCTGAGCGGAGTTCTTGGTGTTGCTGACTAAACACACAGCCTTGGGGAGGTTCCTAAATCTCAGGGtcttagttttctcatctgtggaAGGGGTGTGGGGATTAAATGGTGACCCTGTGCAATGGCTGCAACAGTACTTGACCATTAATGGACCAGGTGCATACGCCTTATCTAACTAACATGCTTGGGATTAGATTTCACTGTATAGACTTGGGGTACTTGCACGTGCATATCTTGGGAGTAGGACCCAGTGTGAACATGAAATTCAGTTATGTCACATATGTACCTCTATACACAGTTTGACAGTGATTTTATAGAATGTTTTTAGTACACCAGTTTTGATTGCAATCTCTGCAGGTCAGGAGGACATGGGTTGATTTCAAGACTTGTGGAATCAGGTCAGTCTTGAAATGTTTCCAATTTTGGATTTCAAATCAGATTAGCGATGTTCAGTGTATACATAAATGGTAGCTGCTACTATAAATAATGAGCAACactgatgaaataaaataagactatAACTGAGAAGTTTCTCACTGTGCACTGGTTTTCAAGATTAAGACCCAGGacatgggccgggcgtggtggcgcatgcctttagtcccagcactcggaggctgaggcaggtggatcactgtgagttcaaggccagcctggtctactaagtgagtccaggacagccaaggctacacagagaaaacctgtctcagaaaaacaaaaataaaaacaaaagacccaggaCATGAGCACAGCCTTTGCAAAGGTTGCTGGCCCTGCACAGGAATGCTGGCTTATTGCCAGCGGCAACGGTTTGTCTGTTTCTCAGATGAATTTGCCTAATGCTGTCTTTCTACTTCCAGTTCCACTTCTGACTTCTTAGtctggaaacaaactaaaaactAATAGATGTTCTGTAGCACCTCCGGCTGGGTTTGGCCCAGCATCCCACAGCCAGGCACACTAATTCAAATCTACTCCTGCAATAAAGCACTTCAGATACTTAGCATAAATGTGATAAAACAGGtgtcgtggcgcacgcctgtaatcccagcacttgggaggcacaggcaggtggatctctgtgtatttgaggccagcctggtctacacagcgagtccaggacagccaaggctacacagagaaaccctgtcttgaaaacaaaacaaaacaggttttaTTAGTTAGTGTGTCTTTCACAGACAAGGAATTTAACCTAATTCAATAATCACATTAATATTTACTCCAAACGGACCGGACAGACTCAGACAAACACAAAGCCCACCTGTAACGTAAAGGAGAAATGCACACTTACTCTGAGTAACATATGCACCAAAGAGAATCCACATGGAGGCAATGAGTGACCCAAACATCAGCATGAACCCGATGAACAGCCAGACGCGGGCACCTGGGGGAGCACAAGGAGTCACGCCGGGCTCACGCTGAGGATCCATAATGTCCTACAGACGTGCAGCACTACATGGCTGACTtagtgtgtgtcttctgtgttcCTGCTACAACACTGAAGGGAATGATgatttaaaatacacacatacgcacacacatgcatacacatatacatatgcacacacacatatgtagacaagcacacgcacatatatatataccaaaagagagaaaacaaaaagctaaaaggGTTAAACAACTTTGAAGGTAATATCTGAGCAAGTTAGGCAAATAGCATTGACAACTATTTCACTACATTGGCTTAATTCACTAAATTAAACCCTAACTGAAAGGTCACTTGTTGCATCAATAATCAAATAACTGCTGTGTCAGATGGCCACTGCCAGCAGATAGGAGTGGCACCAGGGAGACTCAGTGGCAAGCTTCCACAGCACACCCAAACCATCACACAACAGCTGTCTCTAGAGATCGTCAGATGGCTCTCTAGCTACAAGGAAGCCAACCTACACGCTATCTTGACAGGTTCAGGGCCACAAGTGTCTTTTCAGCCTGGGGTTTGAACTTCTAGAACCCCAGTGACAATTGTCTGGATGCTCAAGTGAATCCAACACAGTTTGGAAGGCAGGACTGATGGCTAGTCTTGGCTGTCAGCTTGATGGGCCTAAAAATCTCCCTGGATATGCATGTGCGCGTGTCTGTAAGGGTGTAAGTGTAGGTGGCTCCTCTCCAAGGGCCTACAGCCTGTTCTCAATAAAACAGAGGAAGTCTGCTGGGAGATGCTCAGTTAGctaagtgcttgctgcacagtgTGAGGATCTGTGTTCAGATCTCTAGCACCTACATGTTAATAAAAGGCCagtggagctgggcgtggtggctcacgcctttaatcccagcactcaggaggcagagacaggtgaatcactgtgagtttgaggccaacctggtctacaaagcaagtccaggacagccaagactacacagagaaattctgtcttgaaaaacaaaaaaccaacaaaagaaaaaaccaaacaaccaaacaagaagcCAGTGCAGCAGTACACGTGTCCACTGAGTGGGTAGAAACAGGCAGGCCTACTGCCAGCCAAATTGATGAACTCCAGgatcaatgagagaccctgtcttagaaattaaggaatagggctggagagatggctcagctgttaagagcactggctgctcttgcagaggacccaggtccaggtcccagcacccatagggcAGCTCGCAGCTGTCCTTACTAGCACAACCATGCCCACTGGAACACACATGGCACAGCCATATCCACTGGAAACAGCAAGagtcatgaagccagcacagctgctcaACACAGTCCCAGCAACGCTGAGCGGATTGCTGCAATCGCTGTCCTTCTATCTGTAGCTTTGGGTTTTGGTCTCTGTGTGTTGCACTATTGGGAACTTTCTGCTTTATGATTCAGTTTctgtcttttcctgagaaaaattGTGTGTGAGTCTTTTTaggaaaatcctaaaattaacTTCATCTGGCCACTATTTGGAagtcttccttatgccctggtGATGTTAAGCACAGACAAGCACATAGCTAGATGAGGTCGTTACTCCAGCAATCCTCTTGGGGTGTCTGCCCCTGAGCTAACGCAAACAGTGTAACTGGTGCAGGGTAAACAGAGACAACTGACAAGCCCTGACTGTTCAGAATAGGCTACAGATGCAAGGTCTCTTTTTATTACAGGCTTAGTGCTCTCTGAAAAATGTAGTTTAAGATAGGGAGTCATACAGGGTACACCCTGGAGGAATAAAATTCCGTAAATGGGATATATTGACTAAAACAAACTTTTCCTACTTTATAGAATAGATGATGAAAAATAGAGCAAAAAAAGTTAGttactgccaggcgtggtggcacacgcctttaatcctagcacttgggaggcagaggctggtggatcgctgtgagttcaaagccagcctggtctacagagtgagtccaggacagccaaggctacacagaaaaaccctgttgcaaaatagaaaaaaaaaaagggttaggTATTAGTATTTGTTATTCATAAAAAGACTGGTTCAGATATCTTCTGTATGTCTGGAGCACTCTCAAGCTACAAACATTGGCAACCGAAAAACAGGCTGtcatataataaatgtgtttacTCTGGAAGAGACATCTGTAGATTTTTTAATTGGAGTTACAGGGCTgctaatagtagtagtagtaagtaGTAATAtctgttctgtttgtattttctattttggcTAAACTGGTAATCTTGGACatgtaatgaaaaatcaaacacatcTATACTACTTGAGTAGTCATTAGTCTGTCTTTGTGCTGTGAGACTTGTATAAATAAGAAGCACCCGGTTGCTCGTGGTCAGGGCCACAGAATGAGCTGACTGCTGGACAGTCAGAGCTGCTAAATTCCCCTGACCATTGCCACACTTACTTCTATCTCCTCTGCACTGTCCTGTCAGCAAAGACCCCCAAACTCTGTgtgttggggttgggggaggccTCCAGCACCAAacctcagttccagaggatctaacaccctcttctagctgAGGAGGTTCTGCCTTTTCTCTGGACCTGTCCTTATCCTGTGAGCATCCCGCCATAGCCTCAGCTCTTACCCGTTCTTCCTAGGCAGCCGCTCTCATAGCTGTCACCTCTCACTTGTGCATTGGACACAGCATTTATCCTAAAAAGATACAAAATCAGCCAATAAGCTTTCATGTCAGCAAATATACATAGGTGTTTACATATCATTTAGAAGAGAAATAGTCTGTTTCCTAACTAGAGCTAGTATTTTGATAGCTAAGTAGTTAAGTAGAAATCCTAGTGCATAGAAATATTAGTCCTATTGTTTTTCACTAAAGCAGACCCAGAAAACACACTTAGATTATCGCTTGTTCCAGAGACAAGAGCTAatcttccccccttctcttttttatttcttttgagacagggtcccactacGTAGAACTGtatatagaccaagctgcctTCCAATTCACAGAGCTCTCTCCATCGCCctgactcctgaatgctggaattaaaggtgtgagccaccacacgtGGCTTCTCATTCCTTTACCTActttacacatgtatgtgcagatgACTCAGTGTtagatatccttttttttttttttttttttgtttttcgagacagggtttctctgtgtagccttgactatcctggactcgctttgtagaccaggctagcctcgaactcatagtgatctgcctgcctctgcctctgccttccaagtgctgggattaaaggcatgcgccaccactgcccggctagctACCCcattttaataaagaattaataaagaagataTTAAGCTATCCTGTTATAATTAGAAATTAAACAGGTGTggctgaagatggctcagtggttatgagcactggctgctcttctaaaggatccaggtttgattctcagcaccatatgcagctcacaaccatctgtagctccagttctggaGGGTCCAGTGCTCCCTCTGGCCGGCACAGGGGCTGCATACATGTGGTATGCTTACATACACTGAGGCAAAACTCCTGTACACATTAAATAAGAcaacaatactttaaaaaattaaataggtgCTGGGGTGTAGCTTAGTGTGAAAGCGCATGCTTACCATGCACAAGGCGGAGGTTaagctgagagagaaaaggggaaagggggagggagggcagggtgtGCTGACAGAAGGGGGTGCTTGCTTGTAGGGGGGATGGAATGAACAGTTTTATCTTTCATAATATAAAccttctgaaaaaataaataaataaataaagaacaacaacaacaaaaccttctggtctacatagcgagctccaggacagccagagctgcatggtaagactctatctcaaaataaataaataaatcaagttttgttttgtttttctaaatttttatgtgtgaacatgagcatgtgtgcatgcttgtgtgtctgtgcatgtgtcttcCACATGTACTGTtatgtgcgtacatgtgtgcctacgtgcatgagtgtgtgtgtgtacatgtaccttTCTGTTCATGTGGCAGTCAGAAAAGTACTTTGTGGAGTTGGCGCTCCTTCTACcttaatgtgggttctgagaatcaaacgcAGGGCTCTAGGCTTATTTATGCAGGAAGCACCatcacccgctgagccatcttgccatcccaaGGTTCTTTTTTGCGTGTGTAACTAAGAATGAGTACAGAACTTAGTCACATCTTTCTAGCAGCCATAAGATGGTCATGCACCACTTCTCCTTGGATTTGAGGATTATATTTGTCAGCTCCAAAAAGTAGACTGTccccattttatttatgtatttattttgtgtgggagGTGTTTTGCCttaatatatgtctgtgtaccacatgtgtgcctggtacctgaggaggccagaaaagggcatcagattccctgagctGGAGTAATACACAGCTGTGAGTCACTCCTGAATCctaggaactgaaccagggttcCCTGTACAAGCAGACAGTGCCCTGAACCACAGAGCTGTTTCTTCAGCCCataacactttttctttcttggcagtattaaaaaacaatagcatatctacaataaaattgGCAGCACCTCAGGTCTCATACAATACATTACCTTCCTAAGTGCTCGGCTTTTGCCCATATACTCTCTGACTGCACTTGCTCTTATCTGGACAGAGGCAAGACTAACTCAAGTGAAATTAGTCTGAGGCTTTGTCTCTGTTGATTAGATCACTTTAAGGTTTGTCCGGCATTCCAATGCACAAAACAACTGGAAAACTTTGGTGGgtcttttaagttttttctttcttttcttttcttatctttttttttttttttttttctttttagttttttgagacagggtttctccgtgtagccctggctgtcttggactggctttatagaccaggctagcctcgaactcacagagatctgcctgcctctgccgggattaaatttatttttaaaaaaagactttcaataaaagggaaataaattcATCATGTTAAAGAAGAGTTCATCAATAAAGTTTAGAAGTTGTttctaaaaaaatatgaaagggCCAGGCACTGGTGCTGCACTCCTTTCATCcaagcactcgagaggcaggcggatctctatgagttcaaggccagcctggtctacagagtgaattccaggacagccaggacaacacagaaaagcctatctcaaaaaacaaaaacagggctggagagatggctcagcggttaagagcactgtctgctcttccagaggtcctgagttcaattcccagcaaccacatggtggctcacaaccatctacaatgagatctggcgccctcttctggcctgcaggtgcacatgcaggcagagcattgtatacataataaagaaataaatctttaaaaaaaaaacaggggctggagagatggctcatggtgacttataactatctataatgagaactggcgccctcttcaggcatgcaggcagaacattgtttacataataaatctttttttttttttttattaatttattcttgttacatctcaatgtttatcccatccctcataataaatcttaaaacaaaaaacccaacagcaaaaaaaaaaaacatcactaAAGGTTAAAGaagactattttttttcaaaaggcaaTGCTGAATTGAGAATCACTTCACACTTACATGAAAAAAGCCAGTGTGGAAAACACACCACACGTGTGAAAAGCATGGTTCAACTGCTCAGGCTTAGGATAGACCACCGCTGCATCGATCATTATCCACCAACCTGTAAAAAACTGCACAAAGCCCGAGAGGGCAGGACATTGAGCTCACAGCATCTGCTCTTCAGTGGCCTACCTCCCCACTGCATGAGGGAACAGAACACTGCACTCATGCCCTGGGTGCTAGCGGTAAGAAGTTAGCTCCTTTCAACTGATGGTGTAAGACTCAAGTACGCTGGGTTCACCTGTGGAtggctccttccctccctccaccatcCTGCCAGCAGCAGCCCTCCTCAGTAACCGATGCTCCCTGGCTCTGAAGCTTTCTTCTCCGAACAGCCCACAAGCTTCTGCCCCAGCAGCCAGTGCCACAGCTCCAAACTATAAGGCCGGCTGCTGTTATAGCTTATGTCATTTAATTATATACCCTGTAGCTGACTGGACAGGAGTTTATAAAATGTAAGGTTTCCATGTCAACCAAACTGACCATACCTAAACAGACAGGTGCTAAGGCCTGTCCCAGAGAAACTGAGGACAGTGTGTAAGAACCCTTTTCTAAActgacaaaataagaaaattacatAATCTTAATGTTTAAGATAgtttgaaattcattttaaaacatctatggAAAACCTcgaaactctttttttgtttttgtttttgttttgagaccgagtttctctatgtaacaggtctggctgtccaggaacttgctctagtccaggctggtcttgaactcatggagatccacctgcctctgcctcccaagtgctgggattaaaggcggtgtgccaccaccacccaacaacCTCCAAACTCTTTTCTCAAGTAAAATAACAGATAAACCTGGAAAGTGcttaatgtttaaaaagcaaagtcaGGGAGCAATCCCTTTGAGGGCTATCCTGCCTGGGATGGAGCTGACTGGAAGAGCTcaggcatgcatgaggcccttgGCCTAATCCCTAGCACTGCACACTCCAGGTGAAATAGAACAAGGCTGTTCTTCACTGCacagcctgggatatgtgagCCCCTGTGTGAAAAGGGCAAAGGACCAGGAgcggccagatggctcagcaggtgaacaTCCCTCTGGGCCTGAGAGCCTGTGTTCCACCCCAGGGATGCACACGGTAGGAGAGAACCAGTTGCCCTGGGCATGACGGCTCATGACTACTGTCCAGCATGCAGAAGGTTTGCCTCCAGCTAAGGCCATACTGGACTTTGGGGTGAGTTCTATgtaagccagggctacacagtaagacctgtttcaaaaaaaaaaaaaaaaaagaaaagaaaagaaaaaagaaagaaagaaaagaaaggaaaaaagagagaaagccaggcaaggtgaTACATGCTTGTAACTCCAATATTTGagcagtagaggcaggaggacctcaaaTTTGAGACCTGTcaactgggtggtagtggtgcatgctaTAACAGTAGCCGGCCTTATAGTTTGGAGCTGTGGCACTGGCTGCTGAGGCAGAAGCTTGTGGGCTGTTCAGAGAAGAAAgcttcagggagacagaggcaggtggatctgtgtgagtctgaggatagcctggcctacagaatgaattctaggacagccagggctacacagagaaactctgtatctaaaaagcaaaaccaaaccaaaccaacaaacaaaaaaactgagacCAGCCTAAGCCATATAACAAGACCCTGCTTCCAAAGGACAGGGGGGTTACAtactaaaaaaatataaaagataatgaaatttaaaaaaacaaaacaaaacaaaaaaaaaacagcagaaaagccaggcacagtggcgcatgcctttaatcccagcattcaggaggcagaggcaggtgggttgctatgagtttgaggccagcctggtctacaaagtgagtccaggacagccaaggctacacagagagaccctgtctcgaaaaaccaaaaaaaaaaaggaagaaagaaagaccaaaacaagacaagaaaaagagtttctagaattttctggAATATGTACTCCAACACCGATGGGAGTGGAAGAAAGACAATGTGACGGGTGGACAGAAGCCAGGACAGTTCCCGAAAGGTCCTGATCCAAGGTCCAGCATGCATTCTCACTTATACTCAACTGCAAGGTGGACAGGTGAGCAAGCCAGATTTTACAGAAGTATGTGTGACAGTCAGCAGGTTGTTAAGGGCAACGATCCATctttcagctatttctccaggtcATTCTGTTCTGGACAGCAAGTGAAGCCATGCTTGACGAGTGGGCAGCACAAGCAGTGCTTAAGTGGACCACTGAGTAAGTCCGCAATCAGTATCTAGTAATTGATCGTTTCTACCTTAGAGGCAGGAGGTCCACGGAATATAAAATAAGACTGgtcagagccaggcagtggtggtgcacgcctttaatcccagcaccaggcagaggcaggtggatcgctgtgagttcgaggccagcctggtctgcaaagcaagtccagggcacccaaggctacacagagaaacgctgtctcgaaaccccccctccccaccccacccccccaaaaaagactgGTCAGGTCATGATTtacaaaacaataacagcagcaaGATAAAGCTCCCAGATGGCTCTATCCAGAACCCCAGTATTcagtaagcagaggcaggactgGGAGCCAGGCGGGTCCTCAACTATAGAAGACCTTGTCCtgaagtaaataaacaaaacaagaccttGGTGAAGCTAGAGGACAGGTGTGCGAGTGAGAGGGGCTGTTACAGCTGCTTCCTTTACAGCCTTAATGTTTTccataataaaaaatgatttaagtaaaacaaggcagaaggaagggaaagaagccCACTCTGAggttcacacctgcaatcctagacttaaggccagcctaggatacacagtgagtctgaggccagcctgggctacacgggaccctgtctcaaaaccaaacaaagcagaaaactttCCTCCTCCACGAACTCCTCCTTTTCTGGGTGTCCAGTGCTGTGGCTCAGTTCTAACCACTGTCCACACAGCCCAACTGTCAGTGGGTCCCAGTAACTCTGAGTGACTTCAATTCTGAATCTCGGAGGACCTTAAAGTATTTACAAATATTGTTtcactaagttaaaaaaaagagaaaaagaaaaagaaaagaaaactgtggtaagTGCTGCAACTGAAGAAAAGATACCAAAATTAAGACATTCTCCAAATCAAATAAACCCATGCATATGgggctgggactgtagctcagtcGGCAAAGTGCTTACCGAGAGCAAGCACTGCGCACAGCCTAGGGTAGCAGCAAACACCAGAAACCTCActacttgagaggtagaggcagaacatgagaagttcaaggccagcctggactacacaatgAACCCCACCAGGCTACCTAACAGCACTGCCTGTCTCAGCAGCAGTGAGATAATTCTACAAGGCAGTTCCCCTTTAAGGACACTGACATTAATTTCTAAGACAAATGCAAAGGCATAATACCACCAACACACCTCACTTACCAATATGC encodes:
- the Tmem50b gene encoding transmembrane protein 50B → MAGFLDNFRWPECECIDWSERRNAVASVVAGILFFTGWWIMIDAAVVYPKPEQLNHAFHTCGVFSTLAFFMINAVSNAQVRGDSYESGCLGRTGARVWLFIGFMLMFGSLIASMWILFGAYVTQNIDVYPGLAVFFQNALIFFSTLIYKFGRTEELWT